The proteins below are encoded in one region of Gemmatimonadota bacterium:
- the thiI gene encoding tRNA 4-thiouridine(8) synthase ThiI, protein MTTNDRFILIHYHEIGLKGKNRGKFERHLMTNITRALKDVPCGKLERLSGRMMLALTSESPIDIIRERLATVFGIANFSEAVVAKRNIEAIRETAWALAQKTDFQSFKIVTRRGDKTFPFNSDQINRDVGKHIQTLSGARVLMDNPDLTCFIEIAPQRIFIYAEKISAPGGLPVGSNERAVSLISSGIDSPVASYKIMKRGVKLTYVHFHSQPYTNRNSQRNTEDLVQLLTRHQYVSDLYLVPFVEIQRHIMTRAPASYRVILYRRAMLRIAEAIAQKVDALALVTGENVGQVASQTLSNMRVIEEVTPLPILRPLSGDNKEEIINEARRIGTYQISIEPYEDCCSVFVPKHPETRANLEKVREIESTLDLAPLIEQTLEQTERKTFKF, encoded by the coding sequence ATGACGACCAACGACCGCTTCATACTCATACACTATCACGAAATTGGCCTCAAAGGCAAAAATCGGGGCAAATTTGAACGGCACCTGATGACCAACATCACCCGTGCACTCAAAGACGTACCCTGTGGAAAACTCGAACGTCTATCGGGCCGCATGATGCTCGCACTCACCTCAGAATCGCCAATAGATATTATCCGCGAACGACTCGCAACAGTCTTTGGCATCGCCAACTTTTCCGAAGCAGTAGTCGCCAAACGCAATATCGAAGCCATTCGAGAAACAGCCTGGGCACTTGCACAAAAAACCGACTTCCAATCCTTCAAAATTGTCACCAGACGCGGCGACAAAACCTTTCCCTTCAATTCGGACCAGATCAACCGGGACGTGGGCAAGCATATTCAAACCCTGTCCGGAGCCCGCGTCCTGATGGACAACCCAGACCTCACCTGCTTTATTGAAATTGCCCCACAACGCATATTCATCTATGCCGAAAAAATTTCGGCACCAGGGGGTTTGCCCGTCGGTTCCAATGAACGCGCTGTAAGCCTCATCTCCTCGGGCATTGACTCACCCGTGGCTTCTTACAAAATTATGAAACGCGGCGTCAAACTGACTTATGTGCATTTTCACAGCCAGCCCTATACCAATCGCAACTCCCAGCGCAACACCGAAGACCTCGTGCAACTCCTCACCCGGCATCAATACGTGTCGGACCTTTACCTGGTGCCATTTGTCGAAATTCAACGCCACATCATGACGCGAGCACCTGCGAGCTATCGCGTCATTCTCTACCGCCGCGCCATGCTGCGCATTGCAGAAGCCATTGCCCAAAAAGTCGATGCCCTGGCACTCGTCACAGGCGAAAACGTCGGACAGGTCGCCTCGCAAACCCTGTCGAACATGCGCGTCATCGAAGAAGTGACCCCGCTACCCATCTTGCGTCCCCTATCCGGTGACAACAAAGAAGAAATCATCAACGAGGCACGGCGCATTGGCACATATCAAATCTCCATTGAACCCTACGAAGATTGCTGCTCTGTCTTTGTGCCCAAACACCCCGAAACGCGCGCCAATTTGGAAAAAGTCCGCGAAATCGAATCCACACTTGACCTCGCCCCCCTCATCGAACAAACCCTTGAACAAACCGAACGCAAAACGTTTAAGTTTTAG
- a CDS encoding inositol-3-phosphate synthase has product MSSKVRVAIIGAGNCASSLVQGVEYYKNASEDDFIPGLMHPNLGGYHIRDIEFSAAFDVNAEKVGKDLSEAIFAHPNNTIKFAEVPHLDVPVYRGMTHDGLGKYLDQVITKAEGDTVDIAEILKATRTDVVVNYLPVGSEQATKWYVEQVLQAGCAFINCMPVFIASAGHWPERFEKRGLPLIGDDIKSQVGATITHRVLTRLFRERGVKLTKTYQLNFGGNTDFYNMLERERLESKKISKTQAVTSQLDYDLGEDNIHVGPSDHIPWLEDRKWCHIRMEGETFGGVPLNLELKLEVWDSPNSAGVVIDAVRLCKLALNHGLKGPLMGPSSYLMKSPPRQFSDDQAREMTSDFIRQYGLKD; this is encoded by the coding sequence ATGTCCTCCAAAGTCCGAGTCGCCATCATCGGTGCAGGCAACTGTGCATCCTCCCTCGTACAGGGCGTCGAATACTACAAAAACGCTTCTGAAGATGATTTCATCCCCGGATTGATGCACCCCAACCTGGGTGGTTATCACATCCGCGACATTGAATTTTCTGCCGCCTTTGACGTCAATGCGGAAAAAGTGGGAAAAGACTTGAGCGAAGCCATCTTTGCACATCCCAACAACACCATCAAATTTGCCGAAGTCCCCCACCTCGACGTTCCCGTTTACCGCGGCATGACCCACGATGGCCTGGGCAAATACCTCGATCAGGTCATCACAAAAGCCGAAGGCGACACCGTTGACATCGCCGAAATCCTCAAAGCCACGCGCACAGATGTCGTCGTCAATTATTTGCCCGTAGGCAGCGAACAGGCCACCAAGTGGTATGTAGAACAGGTCCTCCAGGCCGGATGTGCCTTTATCAACTGCATGCCCGTCTTTATCGCAAGCGCCGGACACTGGCCCGAGCGCTTTGAAAAACGCGGCCTACCCCTCATCGGAGACGACATCAAATCGCAGGTCGGCGCCACCATCACCCACCGCGTACTCACTCGCCTGTTCCGCGAACGCGGCGTCAAACTCACCAAAACGTACCAACTCAATTTTGGCGGCAACACCGACTTTTACAACATGCTCGAACGCGAACGCCTGGAATCAAAAAAAATCTCCAAAACGCAAGCCGTCACCTCTCAACTCGACTACGACCTGGGCGAAGACAATATCCACGTTGGTCCCAGCGATCACATCCCCTGGTTGGAAGACCGCAAATGGTGTCATATCCGCATGGAAGGCGAAACCTTTGGCGGCGTGCCCCTCAACCTGGAACTCAAACTCGAAGTCTGGGACTCACCGAATTCAGCGGGCGTGGTCATCGACGCAGTCAGGCTCTGCAAACTCGCCCTCAACCACGGCCTCAAAGGCCCCTTGATGGGACCATCGTCTTACCTGATGAAATCGCCACCCAGACAATTCAGCGACGATCAAGCGCGCGAAATGACGAGTGATTTTATTCGCCAGTACGGCTTAAAAGACTAA
- a CDS encoding DJ-1/PfpI family protein: MDKVLIIVGDATETVDTLYPFLRIQEDGFTPVVAGPDKRRYQMVLHEISPGWDITEEWKGYSINADIAFRDVDPSEYVGIFFSGGRAPEYIRDDPDLIRITRYFFEHNKPVASVCHGVEIPCRAGVVKGRRMACVWKCQFDLEVCGGIFVDEPCVIDGNLVSGRVWNDHGQYMKHWMNLLIEEREKMKTRETVAAD, from the coding sequence ATGGACAAAGTTCTCATCATCGTTGGAGACGCCACAGAAACCGTCGATACGCTATACCCATTTCTAAGAATACAGGAAGACGGATTCACCCCCGTTGTCGCCGGTCCAGACAAGCGGCGCTATCAAATGGTACTCCACGAAATCTCCCCCGGCTGGGACATCACCGAAGAATGGAAAGGGTATTCGATCAACGCCGACATCGCCTTTCGAGACGTTGACCCCTCCGAATACGTCGGCATCTTCTTCTCTGGCGGCCGCGCCCCTGAATACATACGCGACGACCCCGACCTCATTCGCATCACGCGCTATTTCTTTGAACACAACAAACCCGTTGCCAGCGTCTGTCACGGCGTCGAAATCCCATGTCGCGCAGGCGTAGTCAAAGGACGGCGCATGGCCTGCGTTTGGAAATGTCAATTTGACCTCGAAGTCTGCGGCGGCATCTTCGTCGATGAACCGTGCGTCATCGACGGCAATCTGGTCAGCGGCCGCGTGTGGAACGACCATGGGCAATACATGAAACACTGGATGAACCTGCTCATCGAAGAACGCGAAAAAATGAAAACCCGCGAAACAGTCGCAGCCGATTAA
- a CDS encoding LysR family transcriptional regulator: MNLYHLRYFLSVAQTGSFSQAAREMHVTQPTVSSGIAELEKTMGVRLFNRGGKRVVLTMEGRTLVNYAMQIQDLVEEVEDHLQRRDVLPGEGFQFGAIDAAVTYLLPDILKDYRRVYPDVSLSAQVAPSRYLVDDLLMNRSEFAVISLPYDHPRVETVSIYRDSMPLVVGASHPFAARKNAILQEVVQEPLILFHTDSISRKIVDERFAEAGVSPGVVMEMRSPEAMRKLVEVGVGISFLPLLTVQESLSAGALKVVDVEGVAFSREVGVAWRRGRYFSAAIRYLIEAIFEAYQGLEVWHKKVGVGK; encoded by the coding sequence ATGAATCTTTATCATTTGCGCTATTTTTTGTCTGTTGCACAGACCGGGAGTTTTAGCCAGGCAGCGCGGGAGATGCATGTGACTCAGCCAACGGTGAGCAGTGGTATTGCTGAATTGGAAAAAACAATGGGGGTACGGCTTTTTAACCGGGGTGGCAAGCGCGTGGTGCTGACAATGGAAGGGCGCACGCTGGTGAATTATGCGATGCAGATTCAGGATCTGGTCGAAGAGGTAGAAGACCACTTGCAGCGGCGCGATGTGTTGCCGGGGGAGGGGTTTCAGTTTGGCGCAATTGATGCGGCTGTGACGTATTTATTGCCGGATATTTTGAAGGATTACAGGCGTGTTTATCCCGATGTTTCTCTGTCTGCACAGGTGGCGCCATCGCGCTATCTGGTGGATGATCTGTTGATGAATCGCTCTGAGTTTGCGGTTATTTCACTGCCTTATGATCATCCGCGCGTGGAGACGGTGTCGATTTATCGGGATTCTATGCCGCTTGTGGTGGGGGCATCTCATCCTTTTGCCGCGCGGAAAAACGCGATCTTGCAAGAGGTGGTGCAAGAGCCTTTGATTTTGTTTCACACGGATTCCATATCGCGCAAAATTGTGGATGAGCGATTTGCAGAAGCAGGCGTGTCTCCCGGCGTGGTGATGGAGATGCGAAGTCCGGAGGCGATGCGAAAGCTGGTGGAGGTCGGCGTTGGGATTTCGTTTTTGCCTTTGCTAACTGTGCAGGAGTCCCTAAGTGCCGGGGCGTTAAAGGTGGTGGATGTGGAGGGGGTGGCATTTAGCCGCGAGGTCGGTGTGGCGTGGCGGCGAGGACGCTATTTTAGTGCGGCGATTCGATATCTGATTGAGGCGATTTTTGAAGCGTACCAGGGGCTGGAGGTCTGGCACAAGAAGGTGGGAGTTGGAAAATGA
- a CDS encoding cupin domain-containing protein — protein MIISDLCEIEGRQFPARRRTQPVAGTGTPIPTEEFSVGFVTFEPNGGQVPWHNQEQEEIYFVIEGEGEMCLGTEKQLLKAGQAVYIPPGEYHQLTNTGDVPLKMIYCCAAGFVAHPQQEMTGTLPKAGIDVPPLPDGAQPQQTAPP, from the coding sequence ATGATCATCTCAGACCTGTGCGAGATTGAAGGCCGACAATTTCCCGCACGCAGAAGAACACAGCCTGTTGCAGGTACTGGCACCCCCATCCCCACAGAGGAATTCTCCGTAGGATTTGTCACCTTTGAACCCAACGGGGGGCAGGTACCCTGGCACAATCAGGAACAGGAAGAAATCTACTTCGTCATAGAAGGCGAAGGCGAAATGTGTCTCGGCACCGAAAAACAACTCCTGAAAGCTGGTCAGGCCGTGTACATTCCCCCGGGAGAATACCATCAACTCACCAACACGGGCGACGTACCCCTGAAAATGATCTACTGCTGTGCCGCTGGCTTTGTTGCACATCCGCAGCAGGAAATGACCGGCACCCTGCCGAAGGCAGGCATCGACGTACCGCCCCTGCCCGATGGCGCGCAACCGCAGCAGACTGCCCCACCATAA
- a CDS encoding PIN domain-containing protein: protein MTQQTINLQTSDIFADTAGWGHLVDASQPYHSQAASIYRRARQEKRRFITTNYILNELVALLISPLRVPRPRIAAFMESLKSSPNVEIIHIDAALDRQSWEFFKQRDDKEWTLVDCSSFVLMQERHLTEAFTTDHHFEQAGYICLLKP, encoded by the coding sequence ATGACACAACAGACAATAAATCTTCAGACATCTGATATTTTTGCTGATACAGCAGGTTGGGGCCACCTGGTTGACGCTAGTCAGCCGTATCATTCTCAAGCTGCATCTATTTATCGCAGAGCGAGGCAGGAAAAGCGCAGATTCATTACCACCAACTATATTCTGAACGAATTGGTCGCTTTGCTGATCAGTCCACTACGAGTCCCCCGACCAAGAATTGCTGCATTCATGGAGAGTTTGAAATCCTCTCCAAATGTAGAAATTATCCATATAGATGCTGCTCTCGATAGGCAATCGTGGGAATTTTTCAAACAGCGAGATGATAAGGAGTGGACTCTTGTAGATTGCTCGAGTTTCGTCCTGATGCAAGAGCGTCACCTGACAGAGGCATTTACGACAGATCACCACTTCGAGCAAGCGGGTTATATATGCTTGTTGAAGCCATAA
- a CDS encoding PP2C family protein-serine/threonine phosphatase: MALDIPVRANLQFFRCLNDSISTWASHLPLLFLASFLAILLSAISGTLLLGSLYAGFAIMILRAQQGAKPHMRDLFGQIIRFVRFFSMNIFIFLFFILGFALILVLVFVNSDFFAFLLNAFKQVVARETTWDIPAAPENIGRFLEDKNIIYYAVIPAACLLFLPGLIFVVKCFYIYLLAADRGVHIDEAYVESRKAVERYGFFRHCALILTALGILAGSVALTREVIDNAFAQLCVFALFQPLALGIFASAYNQTLCEEARQWESYKQQFSEMRDELQTAHDMQMGLLPQSSPNLLGFALDGTCIPANSVGGDYYTYRWLDKEKTKLGIVVADVSGKAMEAAVTAVRFNEMLRYECQNRVAPADILDGLNDSLEGQIDHTTFITCCIAVLDVPTGEVTLASAGHCPPIHLSNRSQFIDITGYPLGIPALVRPQTPYRVEHLTLAPGDRLVLYSDGVVEAQNAKRNFFDDDRFVRCLERASIDRTPTDLIADLVANIKSFIGKARRTDDITLVILQRDLSLNS, encoded by the coding sequence ATGGCTCTCGACATCCCCGTTCGGGCAAATCTCCAATTCTTTCGCTGTCTCAACGACAGCATATCCACCTGGGCGAGCCACCTGCCCCTTTTGTTCCTCGCTTCATTCTTGGCAATACTCCTGAGTGCGATATCGGGCACTTTGCTCCTGGGCAGCTTATATGCTGGCTTTGCCATCATGATCTTGCGCGCGCAGCAAGGAGCAAAACCCCATATGCGAGATCTATTTGGGCAGATCATTCGTTTCGTCCGTTTTTTTTCGATGAATATTTTTATTTTTTTGTTTTTTATTCTCGGCTTCGCCCTCATTTTAGTGCTGGTTTTTGTGAACAGTGATTTCTTTGCATTCCTGCTCAATGCATTCAAACAGGTCGTCGCCCGGGAAACGACCTGGGATATCCCCGCTGCACCAGAAAACATTGGAAGATTTTTAGAAGATAAAAATATTATTTATTATGCCGTCATTCCGGCAGCTTGCCTCTTATTTTTACCCGGCCTCATTTTTGTTGTCAAATGCTTCTATATCTATCTTTTGGCAGCAGACCGGGGTGTACACATCGATGAAGCCTATGTCGAAAGTCGCAAAGCCGTTGAACGCTATGGTTTTTTTCGCCACTGCGCGCTTATACTCACCGCGCTCGGAATTCTCGCAGGCTCAGTCGCACTCACCCGGGAGGTCATCGACAATGCCTTCGCCCAACTCTGTGTCTTCGCCCTCTTTCAACCCCTCGCCCTCGGAATTTTTGCATCGGCCTACAACCAGACCCTCTGTGAAGAAGCGCGACAGTGGGAGAGCTACAAACAACAATTTTCCGAAATGCGCGATGAATTGCAAACAGCGCACGACATGCAAATGGGTCTATTGCCGCAATCCAGTCCCAACCTGCTTGGTTTTGCACTCGACGGAACCTGTATTCCCGCCAACAGCGTCGGCGGGGATTACTATACGTACCGCTGGTTGGATAAAGAAAAAACAAAACTCGGCATCGTCGTTGCCGATGTCTCTGGCAAAGCCATGGAAGCAGCTGTGACCGCCGTGCGTTTCAATGAAATGCTCCGCTATGAATGCCAGAATCGCGTTGCGCCAGCCGATATTCTCGACGGTCTTAATGACTCACTGGAAGGTCAAATTGACCACACGACATTTATCACATGCTGCATCGCTGTGCTCGACGTACCCACAGGCGAAGTCACCCTTGCAAGTGCAGGACACTGTCCTCCGATCCACCTATCCAATCGATCTCAATTTATCGACATCACGGGCTATCCTCTTGGAATCCCGGCACTCGTGCGGCCCCAAACGCCTTATCGCGTTGAGCATTTAACACTCGCGCCCGGTGATCGCCTCGTGCTCTACTCCGACGGTGTTGTCGAAGCCCAAAATGCCAAACGCAACTTCTTTGACGACGACCGATTTGTCCGTTGCCTCGAACGCGCATCCATAGATCGGACGCCCACAGACCTGATTGCCGACCTCGTCGCCAATATCAAATCCTTTATTGGCAAAGCGCGGCGCACCGACGATATAACCCTCGTTATTCTCCAGCGCGATTTATCCCTTAACTCCTGA
- a CDS encoding HIT family protein, with the protein MKNVQKLKHHDIDAYTERTRNGPCFICEMLAGKNPHHIVYQDDFAVAFMNKYTRLYGYVLVSPIRHREHVTSDFTKDEYLRIQSLIYDISEAIKKVVSTERMYILSLGSKQGNAHVHWHIAPLPPGVPYEKQQTKAISPREGILDISESEMEALANQIRRAMEG; encoded by the coding sequence ATGAAAAATGTGCAAAAATTAAAACATCACGACATTGACGCATACACAGAACGCACCAGAAACGGACCCTGCTTTATATGCGAAATGCTGGCGGGTAAAAACCCCCATCACATAGTCTATCAGGACGACTTTGCAGTTGCATTCATGAACAAATACACGCGGCTCTACGGATACGTCCTGGTGTCTCCCATCAGACATAGAGAGCATGTAACGAGCGACTTTACAAAAGACGAATATTTGAGAATCCAGTCCCTCATATACGACATTTCAGAAGCTATCAAAAAAGTCGTCAGCACGGAACGGATGTATATCCTATCTCTTGGGAGTAAACAGGGAAACGCGCATGTCCATTGGCATATAGCTCCATTGCCCCCTGGCGTTCCTTATGAAAAACAACAGACTAAGGCCATCAGTCCGCGCGAAGGAATTTTGGATATTTCTGAAAGTGAAATGGAAGCACTCGCTAACCAAATACGAAGGGCGATGGAGGGGTAA